The Pseudopipra pipra isolate bDixPip1 chromosome 6, bDixPip1.hap1, whole genome shotgun sequence genome includes a region encoding these proteins:
- the NDUFAF1 gene encoding complex I intermediate-associated protein 30, mitochondrial, which produces MTMMLLNSASLRGGCCRHETLLQLLGPLLTHSKLYSSYRRPGAEPEKKTLWQNADFSLKKGFDVLKTQLSLLKEETQNHLVGPEGRPLSQYMLEQTRVMWQFRSQEDLNKWVISSDVEIGGKSEVYLKLGRNNQGALLYGTLNTEAPRDGETKYSGYCSMRAKPRLGSFRRKKYYDWSNFNSLYLRVRGDGRPWMVNIYTDPYFSHQKDDLYNYFMFTRGGPYWEEIKIPFSKFFLSSRGRIQDSQHPIWLDKISTLGFTIGDKVDGPFQLEIDFIGLLNDRAHTEEFAYEMYDKNTPV; this is translated from the exons ATGACTATGATGTTGCTGAACAGTGCTTCCTTACGTGGTGGATGCTGCAGGCACGAAACTTTGCTCCAGTTGCTTGGACCTCTCCTGACCCATTCAAAATTGTACAGCAGCTACAGGAGGCCAGGGGCAGAGcctgagaaaaaaacattgtGGCAGAATGCTGATTTCAGCTTAAAGAAGGGTTTTGATGTCTTAAAGACTCAGCTAAGCTTACTGAAGGAGGAAACCCAAAATCACTTAGTAGGACCTGAAGGCCGTCCATTAAGTCAGTACATGTTGGAACAGACGAGGGTGATGTGGCAGTTTCGGAGCCAAGAAGATTTAAATAAATGGGTTATTTCCTCTGATGTAGAGATTGGAGGGAAAAGTGAAGTTTACCTCAAATTGGGTAGGAATAACCAGGGTGCTCTGCTGTACGGAACCCTCAATACGGAAGCACCTCGTGATGGGGAGACAAAATACAGTGGATATTGTAGTATGAGAGCTAAACCACGACTG GGATCTTTTAGAAGGAAGAAGTATTATGACTGGTCAAACTTCAACAGTTTGTATTTACGTGTCCGTGGTGATGGCAGACCTTGGATGGTAAACATTTATACAGACCCTTACTTCTCTCATCAGAAGGATGACCTCTACAACTACTTCATGTTCACCCGAGGAGGCCCATACTGGGAGGAAATAAAG ATTCCGTTCTCCAAATTCTTTCTCTCCAGTCGGGGAAGAATCCAGGATAGCCAGCATCCTATCTGGCTAGACAAG ATTAGTACCCTTGGATTCACAATCGGAGATAAAGTAGATGGTCCGTTCCAGCTGGAAATAGATTTTATTGGCTTGTTAAATGACAGAGCTCATACAGAAGAATTTGCCTATGAAATGTATGACAAGAATACTCCGGTCTAA